One Pseudomonas tolaasii NCPPB 2192 genomic window carries:
- a CDS encoding conjugative transfer ATPase has translation MRTGESGKRTSAWKAWRHPLRPRATLTDEAALYAHNPSFTDHLPWVEYLETEQCFLLDDNRSVGAVFELLPLGTEGREPDCLMAARDALEDALQDSFDELDQAPWVAQFFCQDDNDFTPYLTRLTEYIQDSARGTVFTEAFLELCRRHLKAIAKPGGLFEDKVMTRLPWRGNNRRVRLVVYRWLESDAEETGLTPEQSLQQACERIGASLQACGVQSTRVDGRGLYAWLLPWFNPAPRLTEEAPEEFYRRVAYPESNDGESLELPFDHDFAERLFFNLPRSDVQRGLWFFDDQPHQVMVVDKLRRAPLIGQLTGETRKGDALNALFDQLPEGTVMSLTLVVKPQDVLEDQLNRLARKAIGENLASTQTRQDVEEARAIIGRQHKLYRGTLAFYVRGQDQQQLHQRSVNLASALLSAGLQPVREGDEVAACNSYLRWLPMAYNPARDTRNWYTRLMFAQHLANLAPIWGRSTGTGHPGITLFNRGGSPLSFDPLSRLDRAMNGHLLLFGPTGAGKSATLVTLLMQVMAVYRPRLFIVEAGNSFGLQGDYFATLGLSVNKVQLKPGASVSLAPFADAGRLVEQPDQVASLSIDELDDEVVTNREDQRDVLGELEITARLMITGGEAKEEARLSRADRSLIRECILDAAQTCVAANRQVLTRDVRNALLRVAADPHLPEKRRERAQEMGESIDLFCQGFEGELFDREGMPWAESDVTIVDLATYAREGYEAQMSISYISLMNTVNNLAERDQYLGRPIIMVTDEGHIITKNPLLAPFVVKGTKMWRKLGAWFWLATQNLADFPTAAQTMLNMIEWWICLNMPPAEIEEIARFKKLTPAQKALLLSASKEPGKYTEGVVLSKKLETLFRAVPPSLYLALAMTEPEEKAERWTLMQEHGCSELEAAYRVAERIDSARGIEPI, from the coding sequence GTGCGTACCGGCGAATCGGGCAAACGCACATCTGCGTGGAAAGCCTGGCGCCACCCATTGCGACCTCGCGCCACCTTGACCGATGAAGCTGCACTGTATGCGCACAATCCTAGCTTCACCGATCACCTGCCTTGGGTGGAATACCTCGAAACCGAACAGTGTTTTCTACTGGATGACAATCGCTCGGTGGGTGCGGTGTTCGAGTTGCTGCCCCTCGGCACTGAAGGGCGCGAACCCGATTGTCTGATGGCGGCCCGCGATGCCCTAGAGGATGCCCTGCAGGACAGTTTCGATGAGCTGGATCAAGCGCCTTGGGTGGCGCAGTTTTTCTGCCAGGACGACAACGACTTCACCCCCTACCTGACCCGGCTCACCGAGTATATTCAGGACAGCGCGCGAGGCACGGTCTTTACCGAGGCATTTCTCGAACTCTGCCGCCGTCACCTTAAGGCCATCGCCAAGCCCGGCGGTCTGTTTGAAGATAAGGTGATGACACGCCTGCCCTGGCGTGGCAATAACCGCCGGGTGCGCCTGGTGGTCTATCGCTGGCTCGAGTCTGACGCTGAGGAAACGGGGCTCACTCCGGAGCAATCCCTACAACAGGCTTGCGAACGTATCGGTGCTTCGTTGCAGGCGTGCGGCGTGCAATCGACGCGAGTCGATGGCCGAGGTCTGTATGCCTGGTTATTGCCCTGGTTCAATCCGGCACCCAGGCTCACCGAGGAAGCGCCCGAGGAGTTCTACCGCCGCGTGGCCTATCCGGAGTCGAACGACGGCGAGTCGCTGGAACTGCCCTTCGACCACGATTTCGCCGAGCGCCTATTCTTCAACTTACCTCGTTCAGACGTCCAACGCGGACTCTGGTTTTTCGACGATCAGCCCCATCAGGTCATGGTGGTGGACAAACTGCGGCGGGCACCCTTGATTGGTCAACTTACCGGCGAAACCCGCAAGGGTGACGCGCTGAATGCGCTGTTCGACCAGTTACCCGAAGGTACGGTGATGAGTCTGACCCTGGTGGTCAAACCGCAAGATGTGCTCGAGGACCAGTTGAACCGCCTGGCGCGCAAAGCCATCGGGGAAAACCTGGCCTCGACCCAGACCCGCCAAGATGTCGAAGAGGCTCGCGCGATCATCGGTCGCCAGCACAAGCTGTACCGAGGAACCCTGGCGTTCTACGTGCGCGGTCAGGATCAACAGCAACTGCACCAGCGCTCGGTCAACCTGGCCAGCGCACTGCTGAGTGCGGGGCTACAACCGGTACGCGAAGGCGATGAAGTCGCCGCCTGCAACAGTTACCTACGTTGGTTACCGATGGCGTACAACCCGGCCCGCGACACGCGCAACTGGTACACGCGCCTGATGTTCGCCCAGCACCTGGCGAACCTGGCCCCCATCTGGGGCCGCAGCACCGGCACCGGCCATCCGGGTATCACCCTGTTCAACCGCGGCGGTTCGCCACTGAGCTTTGATCCGTTGTCGCGCCTGGACCGGGCCATGAACGGCCATCTGCTACTGTTCGGCCCCACCGGCGCCGGCAAGTCGGCCACCCTGGTCACCCTGCTGATGCAGGTCATGGCGGTGTACCGCCCTCGCCTGTTTATCGTCGAGGCCGGTAACTCATTCGGCTTGCAGGGCGACTACTTCGCGACATTGGGTCTGTCGGTCAACAAGGTCCAATTGAAACCTGGCGCCTCGGTCAGTCTCGCGCCGTTCGCCGATGCCGGGCGGCTGGTCGAGCAGCCGGATCAGGTGGCGAGTCTGTCGATCGATGAGCTGGACGACGAGGTGGTAACCAATCGCGAAGACCAGCGCGATGTTCTTGGCGAACTGGAAATCACCGCCCGCCTGATGATCACCGGCGGCGAGGCCAAGGAAGAGGCGCGCCTGAGTCGAGCCGATCGCAGCTTGATTCGCGAGTGCATTCTCGATGCGGCGCAGACCTGTGTCGCAGCGAACCGCCAGGTGCTGACCCGCGACGTGCGCAACGCTTTGCTGCGCGTCGCCGCCGACCCGCACCTGCCGGAAAAACGTCGCGAACGCGCCCAGGAGATGGGCGAGTCCATCGACCTGTTTTGCCAGGGTTTCGAAGGGGAACTGTTCGATCGCGAAGGCATGCCTTGGGCCGAGAGCGATGTGACCATCGTCGACCTGGCCACCTATGCTCGTGAAGGCTACGAAGCACAGATGTCCATTAGCTACATCAGCCTGATGAACACCGTGAACAACCTTGCCGAGCGCGACCAGTACCTGGGCCGACCGATCATCATGGTCACCGACGAGGGCCATATCATCACCAAGAACCCGCTGCTGGCGCCATTCGTGGTCAAGGGCACGAAGATGTGGCGCAAGCTCGGCGCGTGGTTCTGGCTCGCCACACAGAACCTTGCCGACTTCCCCACGGCCGCGCAGACCATGCTCAACATGATCGAATGGTGGATTTGTTTGAACATGCCGCCCGCGGAAATCGAAGAGATCGCGCGCTTCAAGAAACTCACGCCGGCGCAGAAAGCCTTGTTGCTCTCCGCCAGTAAGGAGCCAGGGAAATACACTGAGGGGGTCGTGCTGTCAAAGAAGCTCGAAACGCTGTTTCGGGCCGTACCGCCTAGCCTTTATCTCGCTCTGGCTATGACGGAGCCCGAGGAAAAAGCCGAGCGTTGGACTCTGATGCAGGAGCACGGCTGCTCAGAGCTGGAAGCGGCTTACCGGGTAGCCGAACGGATCGATAGCGCGCGAGGAATAGAGCCGATCTAA
- a CDS encoding TIGR03752 family integrating conjugative element protein, which produces MKANALLKWLVPAALLAVVLIILKTWVAGSNAPSSKSTVDQGNLQLSAEQAKSLGIAGDTPRDTVATLVGQVKAMRSDMLGLKKHNDSLQTENNRLRERENSVDSRIQTALGSVTQQVDEGRRQANEVRLKAEQDSRQARGLLTQLQEQLSGLSGKAKDMPIGLGLEPGDGAQFDGQHPAVDALQWIEPSDTPATDARGKTKTSSAMSLPTAFNSLEGSNDNAIDRSQKQLRVVTKGERDLTRSVDRTEGAKPVYTIPENATLMGSVAMTALIGRVPVDGTVNDPYPFKVLVGPENLTANGIDLPDVAGAVMSGTASGDWTLSCVRGQVESITFVFTDGTIRTVPQPKAVASRNASTTQSSSTDKIRGGLGYLSDPYGIPCIAGERRSNAQQYLGSQSLITAAGAGVAALLGDEQSNSSVISSGGSTLGVTSSSGNSALNSILSGGVSDIREWVNKLYGEAFAAVYVPPAAQVALHLDHEITIDYEPKGRSVRHEKDRTSLPDLD; this is translated from the coding sequence ATGAAAGCTAACGCCTTGCTCAAATGGCTGGTACCGGCTGCGCTACTGGCCGTGGTGTTGATCATTTTGAAAACCTGGGTCGCGGGTAGTAACGCTCCCTCTTCAAAAAGCACGGTAGATCAGGGCAACCTTCAGCTATCCGCCGAGCAAGCCAAGTCGCTCGGCATTGCTGGCGATACCCCACGCGACACCGTCGCCACCCTGGTCGGCCAAGTGAAGGCCATGCGCAGCGACATGCTCGGGTTGAAGAAACACAACGATTCACTGCAGACGGAAAACAACCGCCTGCGCGAACGGGAAAACAGTGTCGATTCGCGTATCCAGACGGCTCTGGGCAGCGTGACCCAGCAGGTCGACGAAGGCCGTCGACAAGCCAATGAGGTCCGACTCAAAGCAGAACAAGACAGTCGTCAGGCTCGCGGTCTACTGACGCAATTGCAGGAACAGCTGTCGGGGCTGTCCGGCAAAGCCAAGGACATGCCGATCGGACTGGGGCTTGAGCCGGGTGATGGGGCTCAGTTCGACGGGCAGCATCCTGCTGTTGATGCGCTGCAGTGGATTGAACCCTCGGATACTCCGGCCACCGACGCCCGAGGCAAAACCAAGACTTCCTCCGCAATGAGTCTGCCTACCGCGTTCAACTCGCTGGAAGGCTCAAACGATAACGCGATTGATCGCAGCCAGAAACAGCTACGTGTTGTCACCAAGGGTGAGCGCGACCTGACGCGATCCGTTGATCGTACCGAAGGCGCGAAGCCGGTCTACACCATTCCCGAAAACGCGACATTGATGGGTTCGGTCGCCATGACCGCGCTGATCGGCCGAGTCCCGGTGGACGGCACCGTGAATGATCCCTATCCCTTCAAGGTACTGGTCGGTCCGGAGAACCTGACCGCCAACGGCATCGACCTGCCGGACGTCGCGGGTGCCGTAATGAGCGGCACGGCGTCCGGTGACTGGACGTTGTCTTGCGTACGCGGACAGGTCGAGTCGATCACCTTTGTGTTCACCGATGGCACCATCCGCACGGTGCCTCAGCCGAAGGCGGTAGCCAGCCGCAATGCCTCCACCACCCAGAGTTCGAGTACCGACAAAATCCGTGGCGGACTCGGTTACCTGTCCGATCCGTACGGTATTCCGTGCATTGCCGGCGAGCGCCGCTCGAACGCCCAACAATATCTCGGCAGCCAGAGTTTGATCACCGCGGCCGGCGCGGGTGTCGCCGCCTTGCTCGGAGATGAGCAGAGCAACAGCAGCGTGATCAGTTCGGGCGGCAGTACGCTCGGGGTCACCAGCAGCAGTGGCAATAGCGCGCTGAATTCAATTCTCAGCGGCGGGGTCAGCGACATCCGCGAGTGGGTCAACAAACTGTATGGCGAGGCCTTTGCTGCCGTGTACGTGCCACCGGCCGCCCAAGTCGCACTGCACCTCGACCATGAGATCACCATCGACTACGAGCCCAAGGGCCGGAGCGTTCGCCATGAAAAAGACCGTACTTCCCTGCCTGACCTGGATTAG
- a CDS encoding LasR-specific antiactivator QslA: MDENYISIPAADGCPSLLTPWGSEFAPMIERGVQCAQAWLDTPGEIPLWWELAQTRKTFPVGDCQDAFEAGFLLRIQQRLQSVSH; the protein is encoded by the coding sequence ATGGACGAAAACTACATTTCAATTCCCGCGGCGGATGGTTGCCCGAGTCTTCTGACACCTTGGGGCAGCGAGTTTGCCCCGATGATCGAACGTGGCGTGCAATGCGCCCAGGCTTGGCTTGATACGCCCGGCGAGATACCCCTGTGGTGGGAGCTGGCGCAAACCCGCAAGACGTTTCCTGTTGGCGACTGCCAGGATGCGTTTGAAGCCGGATTCCTGTTGAGGATTCAGCAGCGGCTTCAGAGCGTGTCACATTAA
- a CDS encoding TIGR03751 family conjugal transfer lipoprotein has protein sequence MKKTVLPCLTWISVFCWVLAGCSTDKETLLPHGEQTMLDIWNGDGSQGTQLQLLEARQQLRRPLAPADFSVALQEAYTRTAANEIRNLFPRLPNPDLVLYVYPHLSGTEQAPVPGYSTVFPFYQRVQYALPGERQEDL, from the coding sequence ATGAAAAAGACCGTACTTCCCTGCCTGACCTGGATTAGCGTGTTCTGCTGGGTCCTGGCGGGGTGTTCCACCGACAAGGAGACGCTGCTGCCCCATGGCGAGCAAACCATGCTGGACATCTGGAACGGTGACGGTTCGCAAGGCACTCAGCTGCAACTGCTGGAAGCTCGGCAGCAGTTACGCCGCCCGCTGGCCCCGGCAGATTTCTCCGTTGCTCTCCAAGAAGCGTACACGCGCACAGCGGCGAACGAGATCCGCAATTTGTTCCCTCGCTTGCCCAATCCCGATCTAGTGCTGTACGTGTATCCGCATTTGAGTGGTACCGAGCAGGCACCGGTGCCGGGTTACTCGACTGTTTTTCCGTTCTACCAGCGGGTGCAATACGCATTACCGGGTGAACGTCAGGAAGACTTGTAG
- a CDS encoding helix-turn-helix domain-containing protein, with translation MTQDYEQLRLQLAENIRLMRRVKNLTQEQLALMAEVDRTYVSQIERCTGNPSLMVLCKLANILEITTDQLLVEPDILRSVLHVK, from the coding sequence ATGACTCAAGACTACGAACAGCTGCGTCTGCAACTGGCGGAAAACATCCGCTTGATGCGACGCGTGAAAAACCTTACCCAAGAGCAGCTGGCGCTCATGGCCGAGGTCGATCGCACCTACGTCAGTCAAATCGAACGATGCACGGGCAATCCGTCGCTGATGGTCCTGTGCAAGCTCGCCAATATTCTCGAAATCACCACAGATCAGCTACTTGTAGAACCCGACATCCTACGAAGCGTCCTTCACGTCAAATAA
- a CDS encoding zeta toxin family protein → MIVPRLRVFAGPNGSGKSTMKSAIPSHLIGIYINPDEIEKAAKESGRLEFSDFQLEAESDEILGFIREHRLVRSARLDEEAAKIGFSGNGLNFQAVAMNSYFASVLSDFIRNKLLEEQLSFTFETVMSSEDKVAFMLKARASGYRTYLYFVATEDPDININRVKNRVAAGGHPVPTEKIVQRYARCLNLLPAAIAASNRAYIFDNSGADLVLLAEVTDGTDLEFKVDEVPDWFMDAYVEKVSNG, encoded by the coding sequence ATGATTGTCCCTCGCTTGAGGGTCTTTGCTGGACCCAACGGCTCCGGCAAGAGCACGATGAAAAGTGCCATCCCTTCCCACTTGATCGGCATATATATTAACCCGGATGAAATCGAGAAGGCTGCCAAAGAGAGCGGCCGTCTGGAGTTCAGTGATTTTCAACTGGAAGCTGAGAGTGATGAAATCCTCGGTTTCATTCGAGAGCATCGGCTGGTCAGGTCCGCCAGGCTCGATGAGGAGGCGGCCAAAATAGGCTTTAGCGGCAACGGCCTGAATTTTCAGGCGGTCGCGATGAACTCCTATTTTGCCTCCGTGCTCTCCGACTTCATTCGGAACAAGCTCCTCGAAGAGCAACTGTCTTTCACCTTCGAGACGGTGATGTCCAGCGAAGACAAAGTCGCTTTTATGCTCAAGGCGAGAGCGTCGGGGTACCGAACCTACCTCTACTTCGTGGCAACTGAAGACCCAGACATCAATATCAACAGGGTCAAGAACCGTGTTGCGGCAGGTGGACACCCAGTTCCCACCGAGAAAATTGTCCAGCGCTACGCCCGTTGCTTGAACCTGTTGCCTGCGGCTATTGCCGCTTCGAACCGGGCCTACATCTTCGATAACTCCGGTGCCGATCTGGTGCTGCTGGCCGAAGTTACGGATGGAACTGACCTTGAATTCAAGGTTGATGAGGTTCCTGACTGGTTCATGGATGCCTACGTTGAAAAGGTGTCCAATGGCTAG